CGAGATGCCGATGATGGCCATCGCCAGTTTCACCTTGAGCACCGTGGCATTCACGTGCGAAAGCCATTCCGGCTGGTCCGGATGCCCTTCCAGCCGCAGGCGCGATACGAAGGTCTCGTAGCCACCGACGATCACCATCACCAGCAGGTTGGAGATCATCACCACATCGATCAGGCCCAGCACCGTCAGCATGATGGTGGTTTCGGCGTTATCGGCCACGGAGGCGTCGATGCCGCCGTTGAACAACGTAGTCGTGACCAGGTGCCACAGCTCACGCACAAACTGCACGACATAGATCGCCTGCGCGACGATCAGGCCGAGATAAAGCGGCAACTGCAGCCAACGCGAGGAGAAAATCAGATAGGGAAGCGGACCGAGGCGGCTCTGGGTGGGAGTCGTCATGAAATCATCGAAGCTCTGTAGGGGCTGATGATCTTCGCAAATTATTGCGACCACTAACACCTGGAGGGCTGTGGGCGTTCAGCGCAAGGCAAGCACTCGGTGACCTGGGTCCGTCCTTGCGGTCATTCCTTCGTCACCATCGCCCCTCGCTCACCGTCATACGCCCCTCACCGTCATCCCCGCGAAAGCGGGGATCCAGTGACTGTGCACGGGATCGACAACGCAACGGTTGTCGCGTGAGGTCGCTCACGCCA
The Dyella humicola genome window above contains:
- a CDS encoding TIGR00645 family protein — translated: MTTPTQSRLGPLPYLIFSSRWLQLPLYLGLIVAQAIYVVQFVRELWHLVTTTLFNGGIDASVADNAETTIMLTVLGLIDVVMISNLLVMVIVGGYETFVSRLRLEGHPDQPEWLSHVNATVLKVKLAMAIIGISSIHLLATFIKAGSLSNQTIMWQILLHLTFVASALSLAYIDRIMQPNAKAGSH